Proteins encoded in a region of the Halosimplex halophilum genome:
- a CDS encoding HhH-GPD family protein, with translation MVDPLFPFGRTQVTSEELRDHVDEHAALDVLQEVGVDSAGEKVDEFLTTLPQLLSWLETYGREYPWRYATDPWRIYATEILLQRTRADAVEEIYEEFFSTFSRPGAVLEKSETELRECIRSLGFVNHRVRSIQEAAELCVVNHDGAVPTDLEALQQPWRVGPYTARACMLFAFQEPLALVDANTARITGRVFEYPLPDQPHKSEVVYRFLDSLVPADGAMARAFNLALLDLGALRCTHAHPICEECPLNSGCTYSSV, from the coding sequence ATGGTCGATCCCCTGTTCCCATTCGGACGGACTCAGGTTACTTCCGAAGAACTTCGGGACCACGTAGACGAACACGCCGCACTTGACGTGCTTCAGGAGGTCGGCGTTGACTCGGCCGGCGAGAAGGTCGATGAGTTTCTGACGACATTACCTCAACTCCTCAGCTGGCTCGAGACCTATGGACGAGAGTATCCATGGCGGTATGCGACGGATCCCTGGCGGATTTACGCGACCGAGATACTGCTACAGCGAACCCGTGCCGATGCGGTGGAGGAGATCTATGAGGAGTTTTTCTCAACTTTTTCGCGACCAGGAGCAGTCCTCGAAAAGAGCGAAACAGAGCTTCGAGAGTGTATCAGATCCCTTGGATTCGTCAATCACCGTGTCCGTTCGATTCAGGAAGCTGCGGAACTTTGCGTTGTCAATCATGATGGAGCAGTCCCGACTGACTTGGAGGCACTACAGCAACCGTGGCGAGTTGGGCCCTACACCGCCCGGGCATGCATGCTCTTTGCGTTCCAGGAACCGCTCGCACTCGTTGATGCGAATACTGCACGCATTACGGGGCGGGTGTTCGAATATCCACTACCAGATCAACCCCACAAGAGCGAGGTCGTCTACCGATTCCTCGACTCCCTTGTTCCTGCTGACGGAGCCATGGCACGAGCATTCAATCTCGCACTCCTCGATCTTGGCGCGCTTCGCTGTACACACGCGCACCCTATCTGTGAGGAGTGTCCACTCAATAGCGGATGTACGTATTCCTCGGTATAG
- a CDS encoding DNA cytosine methyltransferase, translating into MPDPVTSSDLPLGLIRSASNTERNIHRKLLFENVDFLIDTLTAAHSRRQRITPVGCPGATPEQIARKRSTQEANCRYALINREYTVDSDSPCPCNDPLCGSDDPLDGVAAAVLSGAVEYPARRFFERYPREIVQALRDQHGSWEEIASMDQEQLADSLKEMTRGRGKGRTRAARLQDLLEVVGETHYTDGVTLRDFSRVKYQTYVDFLATLPGIQEGDGWWLLQTAFDKPVWPADPKIDELLCSLGLIKPADLHDDAGRRHDLENELIDRLIAPLFRALATHAVAAKTDVCGEDCEIKKFLLTHRLRQQQGEPTGPTAVDVFAGAGGLSCGLEEAGYNVQWAIDIDSDAVATYRLNHPGIPHENVVCEDVREIELAKRIQEAAGEPDLLVGGPPCQSLSKAGYRSRRSNDDEYSILDDDRTNLYTQYVNAVDELRPKAIVMENVEGMVNEVGDTDIRVIDWVLEDLELLSETGPGYDVEYRLQDMTELGIPQKRERVLLIGIREDLVEGSSTAEEVLTDLPVADNSRTIQQGLSGLLRLRRGAGGRVLTKSVRGQKSDYVYEHDLDSDTDLCFNHKAREHPMEKDRILFDEALSPGDTGWDVKYDSDGEYAEYVEYDVGTADNQRFGDKYRMLEWSEPSPTIVAHLAKDANGYVLPDYYEHARPDPARADPERNRGITPREAARLQSFPDDYIFLGTFTSWFRQIGNAVPPVAGKQIGKTLNAVVDAVESPVMEADSAGADEAVSDD; encoded by the coding sequence ATGCCTGACCCGGTCACGTCTTCCGATCTACCACTGGGCCTAATTCGTTCAGCGTCGAATACGGAGCGGAATATCCATCGAAAGTTGCTCTTCGAGAATGTTGATTTTCTCATTGATACACTGACTGCTGCCCATTCGCGGAGACAACGAATAACGCCGGTCGGATGTCCAGGTGCAACGCCGGAACAGATCGCACGAAAACGGAGTACGCAGGAAGCAAACTGCCGTTACGCACTGATCAACCGCGAATATACTGTCGACAGTGACTCTCCATGCCCATGCAATGATCCCCTCTGTGGGAGTGACGACCCGCTTGATGGGGTAGCTGCAGCTGTACTCAGTGGGGCCGTCGAATATCCAGCGAGACGATTCTTCGAGCGATATCCTCGAGAAATTGTCCAGGCGCTGCGAGATCAACACGGGAGCTGGGAAGAGATCGCCTCGATGGATCAGGAGCAACTCGCTGATTCTCTTAAGGAGATGACCCGTGGCAGGGGCAAAGGACGGACGCGTGCCGCTCGGCTCCAAGATCTTCTTGAAGTTGTTGGGGAAACACACTACACAGATGGGGTTACGCTTCGAGATTTCTCCCGAGTGAAGTATCAGACCTATGTAGATTTCCTTGCTACTCTACCAGGAATTCAGGAGGGTGACGGCTGGTGGTTGCTCCAGACGGCTTTCGACAAGCCGGTATGGCCCGCAGACCCCAAGATCGACGAGTTGCTCTGTTCACTCGGCCTCATCAAACCAGCCGATCTTCACGATGATGCTGGTCGCCGGCATGACCTTGAGAATGAACTGATAGACCGGCTTATTGCCCCCCTGTTCCGAGCACTTGCAACACATGCCGTCGCTGCCAAGACAGATGTCTGCGGTGAAGATTGTGAGATCAAAAAATTCCTACTAACCCATCGACTTCGACAACAGCAGGGAGAACCGACAGGACCGACAGCAGTGGACGTGTTTGCAGGTGCTGGTGGACTCTCATGCGGGCTAGAAGAGGCAGGATATAACGTCCAGTGGGCAATCGATATCGACTCTGACGCGGTAGCTACCTACCGATTGAATCATCCAGGAATCCCCCACGAAAATGTCGTCTGTGAGGATGTCCGTGAAATCGAGCTTGCTAAACGGATTCAGGAAGCCGCCGGTGAACCCGACTTGCTCGTCGGGGGACCACCATGTCAGTCCCTTTCGAAGGCAGGGTATCGATCACGCCGATCGAACGACGATGAATATAGCATCCTCGACGATGACCGGACGAACCTCTATACCCAGTATGTGAACGCCGTTGATGAGCTTCGCCCGAAAGCCATTGTAATGGAGAACGTTGAGGGCATGGTCAACGAGGTAGGAGATACTGATATACGCGTAATTGACTGGGTGCTCGAAGATCTTGAATTACTCAGTGAAACGGGGCCCGGGTACGATGTTGAGTATCGGTTACAGGACATGACAGAACTCGGTATCCCACAAAAACGGGAACGAGTCCTTCTGATCGGAATCCGAGAGGATCTTGTAGAGGGTTCATCGACTGCTGAAGAGGTGCTTACCGACCTTCCAGTAGCAGACAATTCGCGGACCATCCAACAGGGACTGTCTGGGCTCCTTCGCCTTCGACGTGGAGCAGGAGGGCGAGTACTGACGAAGTCAGTTAGGGGGCAAAAGAGCGACTACGTCTACGAACACGATCTCGATTCAGACACCGATCTCTGCTTCAACCACAAAGCACGGGAACACCCGATGGAGAAAGATCGGATCCTGTTTGACGAGGCGCTGAGCCCTGGTGATACTGGCTGGGATGTCAAATACGATTCCGATGGAGAATATGCAGAATATGTCGAATACGATGTCGGAACCGCTGATAACCAGCGATTTGGTGACAAGTACCGGATGCTTGAATGGTCAGAGCCCTCGCCGACGATTGTGGCCCATCTGGCCAAAGACGCGAACGGCTACGTGCTACCCGATTATTATGAGCACGCCCGACCCGATCCTGCCCGCGCCGACCCGGAGCGAAACCGGGGAATTACCCCGCGGGAGGCTGCCAGGTTACAGTCGTTCCCTGATGACTACATCTTCCTCGGAACGTTCACGAGCTGGTTTAGACAGATCGGCAACGCGGTCCCTCCCGTTGCAGGAAAACAGATCGGGAAGACGCTTAACGCTGTAGTTGATGCTGTAGAATCACCGGTGATGGAAGCGGATTCCGCCGGTGCCGATGAAGCCGTTTCCGATGACTGA
- a CDS encoding UvrD-helicase domain-containing protein → MLEPNPRQRDLIESLDGPHLVDAGAGTGKTFAVTRRYANILDSTAADPDDILLVTFTRNAAAEMRDRIVARTDYDLTQLQDAPISTFHAYAYQILRRYGHEAPTHLGLDERIPQSLDLVEDEVQERTRFRTFVSQFEDRHPEHEDVFAALSDPASLRSLIAELAAKGVIPTTDGWFRGSGALLNGDRDAFLEAFREANEPIEGANGYNQSDARKGIASRLDSEMGPYGPDAPAYDDIVDYPQVDEQWVATAFDEDRSALRSFVHDLYVEYLAFALGRNYLTQSLLLVLTFVLLCEDDRARAEVRHEYVMIDEFQDTNELQFKLALLLSGTDNICVVGDWKQSIYGFQYTTVENIQRFGERIDRYRAALNRDRERVPYEVGDIERISLTENYRSTASVLEFAEDSLTIPATDGEDLDVEAIEAEMTELDATNHVDNSRIELVTHERELELVLDRVQHVVDNPDYAVEKHDEPTVEDDASEEAKAEAERARLDTPDYGDIAVFTRKRAFARDLIEAAEDHDVPVGYEGGIELFDTDQAKLLLAWLRIVESDDDRGWAVVLEEAGYTLAHAEELLDSGAYPEAMVTFREELRATETLGGLVRRVFDRYGFDGPYADGLVEELTNLHGTTVYTRGEAIEFLEANLDAGTTPEIDANPGEDAVTLQTIHSAKGLEYPIVVLANLNERAFPHYGHPDASRIRFDDTVGLRQTQVLDTSLDRPHVFDSWQYDVLSGALPSSYDEERRLLYVAMTRAKRHLLCTAGDEPSNFFTELDREPTTVDPEVTPVERDPPTETGLSVSPPSREGPVQAGVHDIMDDSVYEEITEGEGTEFGTAVHDFAEAYALGEDVDPSGPGEDEQAGIAAFIDELSGTLSPEQTVICPLDGDPRIVLSGIVDLLHVTPERVDIVDYKTDRQRVAHAEYRTQLSVYHHVLSAEYPRREIRPIIYYTADDERVEIEPLSEAELRECAERALLL, encoded by the coding sequence ATGCTTGAGCCCAACCCCCGCCAGCGCGACCTGATCGAGAGTCTCGACGGGCCACACCTCGTCGACGCCGGCGCCGGCACGGGCAAGACGTTCGCCGTCACCCGCCGCTACGCGAACATCCTCGACTCGACCGCCGCCGACCCCGACGACATCCTGCTGGTCACCTTCACGCGCAACGCCGCCGCGGAGATGCGAGACCGGATCGTCGCCCGGACCGACTACGACCTGACGCAACTGCAGGACGCCCCCATCAGCACGTTCCACGCCTACGCCTACCAGATTCTGCGCCGGTACGGCCACGAGGCGCCGACGCATCTCGGGCTCGACGAGCGGATCCCCCAGTCGCTGGATCTCGTCGAAGACGAGGTCCAGGAGCGAACGCGCTTCCGGACGTTCGTCTCGCAGTTCGAGGACCGCCATCCCGAACACGAAGACGTGTTCGCGGCGCTGTCTGACCCGGCGTCGCTGCGGTCGCTGATCGCGGAGCTGGCCGCGAAAGGGGTGATCCCGACGACCGACGGCTGGTTCCGCGGGTCAGGGGCCCTGCTCAATGGCGACCGCGACGCGTTCCTGGAGGCGTTTCGCGAGGCCAACGAACCCATCGAGGGGGCGAACGGCTACAACCAGTCGGACGCCCGGAAGGGGATCGCCAGCCGCCTCGACTCGGAGATGGGGCCATACGGACCGGACGCGCCGGCCTACGACGACATCGTCGACTACCCGCAGGTGGACGAACAGTGGGTCGCGACGGCGTTCGACGAGGACCGCTCGGCACTCCGGTCGTTCGTCCACGACCTGTACGTCGAGTACCTGGCGTTCGCACTCGGGCGCAACTACCTCACCCAGAGCCTGTTGCTCGTGCTCACCTTCGTCCTGCTCTGCGAGGACGACCGGGCCCGGGCGGAGGTCCGCCACGAGTACGTGATGATCGACGAGTTCCAGGACACCAACGAACTGCAGTTCAAGCTGGCGTTGCTGCTGTCGGGGACCGACAACATCTGCGTCGTCGGCGACTGGAAACAGAGCATCTACGGGTTCCAGTACACGACCGTCGAGAACATCCAGCGGTTCGGGGAGCGGATCGATCGCTACCGGGCGGCGCTGAATCGCGACCGCGAGCGCGTCCCCTACGAGGTCGGGGACATCGAGCGGATCTCGCTCACGGAGAACTACCGCTCGACGGCGTCGGTCCTCGAGTTCGCCGAGGACAGTCTCACGATCCCCGCGACCGACGGCGAGGACCTCGATGTCGAGGCGATCGAAGCCGAGATGACGGAACTCGACGCGACCAACCACGTCGACAACTCCCGGATCGAGCTGGTCACCCACGAGCGGGAGCTGGAACTGGTCCTCGACCGGGTGCAACACGTCGTCGACAACCCCGACTACGCCGTCGAGAAACACGACGAGCCGACGGTCGAGGACGATGCATCGGAGGAGGCCAAGGCCGAAGCCGAACGGGCACGTCTGGACACGCCCGACTACGGCGATATCGCAGTGTTCACGCGCAAGCGAGCGTTCGCACGCGACCTGATCGAGGCCGCCGAGGACCACGACGTGCCGGTCGGCTACGAGGGCGGGATCGAACTGTTCGACACCGACCAGGCGAAGCTCCTGCTGGCCTGGCTGCGGATCGTCGAATCCGACGACGACCGCGGCTGGGCGGTCGTCCTCGAAGAAGCGGGCTACACACTCGCCCACGCCGAGGAGCTGCTCGACAGCGGGGCCTACCCCGAGGCGATGGTCACCTTCCGGGAGGAGCTTCGCGCGACCGAGACGCTCGGTGGCCTGGTGCGTCGCGTGTTCGACCGCTACGGCTTCGACGGTCCCTACGCCGACGGCCTCGTCGAGGAGCTGACGAACCTGCACGGGACGACCGTCTACACGCGCGGCGAAGCCATCGAGTTCCTCGAGGCGAACCTCGACGCCGGTACGACGCCGGAGATCGACGCCAACCCCGGCGAGGACGCGGTGACGCTCCAGACGATCCACAGCGCGAAGGGGCTGGAGTATCCGATCGTCGTCCTCGCGAACCTCAACGAACGGGCGTTCCCCCACTACGGGCACCCCGACGCGAGCCGGATCCGGTTCGACGATACCGTCGGGCTGCGACAGACGCAGGTGCTCGATACGTCGCTTGATCGGCCGCACGTCTTCGACAGCTGGCAGTACGACGTGCTCTCGGGTGCGCTCCCGTCCAGCTACGACGAGGAACGACGACTGCTCTACGTCGCGATGACCCGCGCCAAGCGCCACCTCCTGTGTACCGCCGGCGACGAACCGAGCAACTTCTTCACCGAACTGGACCGGGAGCCGACGACGGTCGACCCCGAGGTGACGCCAGTCGAACGGGATCCGCCGACGGAGACTGGGCTGTCTGTTTCACCACCGAGCAGGGAGGGGCCGGTGCAGGCGGGCGTCCACGACATCATGGACGACAGCGTCTACGAGGAGATTACCGAGGGCGAAGGCACCGAGTTCGGGACCGCCGTCCACGACTTCGCCGAGGCGTACGCGCTGGGCGAGGACGTGGACCCGTCCGGTCCCGGTGAGGACGAACAGGCTGGGATCGCAGCGTTCATCGATGAGCTGTCGGGGACGCTGTCGCCCGAACAGACCGTCATCTGTCCACTCGACGGCGACCCGCGGATCGTCCTGTCCGGGATCGTCGACCTGCTGCACGTGACGCCCGAGCGAGTCGACATCGTCGACTACAAGACCGACCGCCAGCGGGTCGCCCACGCGGAGTACCGGACACAGTTGAGTGTCTATCACCACGTGCTCTCGGCGGAATATCCCCGCCGGGAGATCCGGCCGATCATCTACTACACGGCCGACGACGAACGGGTCGAGATCGAGCCGCTGTCGGAGGCCGAACTGCGGGAATGTGCTGAACGGGCGCTGCTTCTGTGA
- a CDS encoding PD-(D/E)XK nuclease family protein: MSLATAKSIDDLATEVADADVTISADAPLTLALDRRATEPRIGRMAATPRSQATGEFAPDDRRDLFAAFVSGTDLSWKTATRALELTLDCWDRTGERDGICNYPSFDTPPIRAAVDLLESTPNSHRTLAETTLDPGREIAVIDEGSLSPLDRRLLPDDDAAYRSVDPFAAGTTPLPRTHLYPSATAVVEAVCDHIDPATADHVGVVLDEGTIYSSLLEAKLEAANVPYQGGPGFVDDDEIRLFLRLLQTSFAGDGLTVGEVRPLLVAAGLDVSREYDDRRVATVDLGDDEVWSRIERFRRAVQEGTFADTLDAFEDLVGTRRDQLRTELRSLGRLDARVTEPAVNELVYYLQSFEVPVDRESEGVLLVDAGATATVDREIVFYLGLGEGWARTPPEYPWVDAEAFVDRDFRRFQRLLQNGDQRFMLAQATMAGDEVTPCPYLRELFDDRTVDGFDDLPDVTDHTGQAHDGGRDRRCFEAPTDAAEPEPDPVETVSQSTLKQLVNAPREYYFDELLASPTNLAMERGQVLHDAAEVYVNAPAVVREERERVLDAMCDRLAPFVTEPRLRALRTRLDVGLDVLVAYLDDCPSPPADGAFTTYDDPAHDNDLAETLGVALDAHHCERWFTATDLGLHGVVDFLQDEGTLVDYKSGSVRDASTVQRKAALDPVHDRPDFQAKAYLAQHRRERPGERLELRFVYVLGAVDEMVKGADPDLDELVTPITYVPSTFAEFVASRAMFDQVTDYADSNDRCKVLDTLGYEQYRTFFEAHELPREGDDPERRAAIRESFAALAESEVGSYKYVANGVDKIFGDLTEPTGYFLEDDLDAFESFVDDRIAELERYHDDRFPVAFDDDGPNWDRVDHRDLILTGGTTDA; encoded by the coding sequence GTGTCACTCGCGACTGCGAAGTCGATCGACGACCTCGCCACGGAGGTCGCCGACGCCGACGTGACGATCTCCGCCGACGCCCCGCTGACGCTGGCGCTGGACCGTCGGGCGACCGAACCCCGGATCGGTCGGATGGCCGCCACGCCCCGCAGCCAGGCGACCGGCGAGTTCGCACCCGACGACCGGCGCGACTTGTTCGCCGCGTTCGTCAGCGGGACCGACCTGTCCTGGAAGACGGCGACGCGCGCACTGGAGTTGACCCTCGACTGCTGGGACCGGACGGGCGAACGGGACGGGATCTGCAACTACCCCAGCTTCGATACGCCCCCGATCCGGGCTGCCGTGGATCTGCTCGAATCGACGCCGAACAGCCACCGCACGCTCGCCGAGACAACGCTCGACCCGGGCCGGGAGATCGCCGTCATCGACGAGGGGTCGCTGAGCCCGCTCGACCGACGACTCCTCCCCGACGACGACGCGGCCTACCGCTCGGTCGATCCCTTCGCGGCGGGAACAACGCCGCTCCCCCGGACTCACCTTTATCCGTCCGCGACCGCGGTCGTCGAGGCGGTCTGTGACCACATCGACCCGGCGACCGCCGACCACGTCGGGGTCGTCCTCGACGAGGGAACGATCTACAGTTCCCTCCTGGAGGCGAAGCTCGAAGCCGCGAACGTCCCCTACCAGGGCGGTCCGGGCTTCGTCGACGACGACGAGATCCGGCTCTTTCTCCGGCTGCTCCAGACGAGTTTCGCCGGCGACGGCTTGACCGTTGGCGAGGTCCGCCCGCTTCTCGTCGCGGCCGGACTCGACGTGTCGCGGGAGTACGACGACCGTCGAGTGGCGACTGTCGACCTCGGCGACGACGAGGTATGGAGCCGGATCGAACGGTTCCGGCGTGCCGTACAGGAGGGGACGTTCGCCGACACACTTGACGCGTTCGAGGACCTGGTCGGGACGCGACGCGACCAGTTGCGGACGGAACTCCGGTCGCTCGGCCGGCTGGACGCCCGCGTGACCGAGCCCGCCGTGAACGAACTCGTCTACTATCTCCAGTCGTTCGAGGTGCCCGTCGACCGGGAGAGCGAGGGCGTGTTGCTGGTTGACGCCGGTGCGACCGCGACCGTCGACCGCGAGATCGTCTTCTATCTCGGCCTCGGCGAGGGGTGGGCCCGAACGCCGCCCGAGTACCCCTGGGTCGACGCCGAAGCCTTCGTCGACCGCGACTTCCGGCGCTTCCAGCGACTCCTGCAGAACGGCGACCAGCGATTTATGCTCGCCCAGGCGACGATGGCCGGCGACGAAGTCACGCCCTGTCCCTATCTCCGGGAACTGTTCGACGACCGGACCGTCGACGGGTTTGACGACCTCCCGGACGTGACCGACCACACGGGCCAGGCGCACGACGGCGGCCGGGACCGGCGCTGTTTCGAGGCGCCCACCGACGCGGCCGAACCGGAGCCCGACCCGGTCGAGACCGTGAGCCAGTCGACGCTGAAGCAACTCGTCAACGCGCCGCGGGAGTACTACTTCGACGAACTGCTGGCGTCGCCGACCAACCTGGCGATGGAGCGCGGGCAGGTACTCCACGACGCCGCCGAAGTCTACGTCAACGCCCCCGCAGTCGTCCGCGAGGAACGCGAGCGCGTCCTCGACGCGATGTGCGACCGGCTGGCCCCCTTCGTCACCGAGCCGCGCCTGCGGGCGCTCAGGACGCGCCTGGACGTTGGACTGGACGTACTCGTCGCGTACCTGGACGACTGCCCGTCGCCGCCCGCCGACGGCGCGTTCACCACCTACGACGACCCCGCCCACGACAACGACCTCGCCGAGACCCTCGGTGTGGCGCTGGACGCGCACCACTGCGAGCGGTGGTTCACCGCGACGGACCTCGGCCTCCACGGGGTCGTCGACTTCCTGCAGGACGAGGGGACACTCGTCGACTACAAGTCCGGGAGCGTTCGCGACGCGAGCACCGTCCAGCGGAAGGCGGCGCTGGACCCCGTCCACGACCGGCCCGACTTCCAGGCGAAGGCGTATCTCGCACAGCACCGCCGGGAACGGCCGGGAGAACGTCTCGAGTTGCGCTTCGTCTACGTGCTCGGCGCCGTCGACGAGATGGTGAAAGGCGCCGACCCCGACCTGGACGAGCTGGTGACGCCCATCACCTACGTCCCGAGCACGTTCGCCGAGTTCGTCGCCAGCCGTGCGATGTTCGACCAGGTGACCGACTACGCCGACTCGAACGACCGTTGCAAGGTCCTCGACACGCTCGGCTACGAGCAGTACCGGACGTTCTTCGAAGCCCACGAGCTCCCGCGGGAGGGCGACGACCCCGAGCGCCGGGCGGCGATCAGAGAGTCGTTCGCGGCGCTCGCCGAATCGGAGGTCGGCTCTTACAAGTACGTCGCCAACGGGGTCGACAAGATCTTCGGCGACCTGACCGAACCGACGGGCTACTTCCTCGAAGACGACCTGGATGCCTTCGAGTCGTTCGTCGACGACCGGATCGCGGAACTCGAGCGGTATCACGACGACCGCTTCCCCGTCGCATTTGACGACGACGGGCCGAACTGGGACCGGGTGGACCACCGGGATCTCATCCTGACAGGGGGGACGACCGATGCTTGA
- a CDS encoding GatB/YqeY domain-containing protein, producing the protein MEDSRQAVLRRMVEDATHDSVTVERLDSRPSSGLSSKIGRGDGRTVDYYIREDEQPHFIFIAEKETPNVYGEDKPLVPERSRLSDIFHIVTDERWLTLVGTADGEEKLEIELSEIEATNYDTESELSSKIPDKLTNNRIVLQTESLYYEIPISNEYEEGDLVVLLGYLRKTADARPRAAPLDPDAGGFTLGGVERNEPDRETVRAVIDELPPAAIDEANELIAAEENADRLLRKLNELIEEYEGQNTEETIDDVVAEAESVEDLREEVRSPMEQKVGEAKTTAATGAEQMKDRIGRADRGAVANYALSTARIARPFAASANPSTTLLLLGSLFVGGGVGVFANTGDSDILDRIDPTELQRHASAIAGVGAELEEIDGEAVGMFLGATSYLGEVLAPEEYAEWVVEADHEAMMAGIEHGASFAAAHGGDRHLGGLFGGMVGLFGSYTAEDPVGGTEMLSQILDEDLHRELATEDRSSK; encoded by the coding sequence ATGGAAGACTCGCGACAGGCGGTCCTTCGCCGGATGGTCGAGGATGCAACTCACGATTCTGTAACGGTCGAGCGACTCGACAGTCGTCCCAGTTCAGGACTATCGTCAAAAATCGGCCGAGGAGACGGCAGGACGGTCGACTATTACATTCGAGAGGATGAACAACCCCACTTCATCTTTATTGCCGAAAAGGAAACTCCGAACGTCTATGGAGAGGACAAACCCCTCGTTCCAGAACGGTCGAGACTGAGCGATATCTTTCATATAGTAACGGATGAGCGGTGGCTTACACTGGTTGGAACGGCTGATGGTGAAGAAAAGTTAGAGATCGAACTTTCCGAGATCGAAGCGACAAATTACGATACAGAGAGCGAACTCTCGTCCAAGATCCCAGATAAGCTCACTAACAATCGTATCGTCCTTCAGACCGAGTCGCTGTACTACGAGATTCCGATATCCAACGAGTACGAAGAGGGAGATCTCGTTGTACTTCTCGGATATCTCCGTAAAACTGCGGACGCTCGACCGCGGGCGGCTCCACTTGATCCTGATGCCGGTGGATTCACTCTTGGTGGCGTAGAACGGAACGAACCTGATCGGGAGACTGTCCGAGCGGTGATAGACGAACTCCCGCCTGCTGCTATCGATGAAGCCAACGAACTGATCGCGGCCGAAGAAAATGCCGACCGTCTACTTCGGAAACTGAACGAATTGATAGAGGAGTACGAGGGCCAGAACACTGAGGAGACCATCGACGATGTCGTAGCCGAAGCAGAATCGGTCGAAGACCTCCGTGAAGAGGTCCGAAGCCCGATGGAACAGAAAGTCGGCGAAGCGAAGACGACAGCAGCTACTGGTGCTGAACAAATGAAGGATCGAATCGGACGTGCTGATCGTGGGGCTGTTGCTAACTACGCTCTCTCGACCGCGAGAATCGCTCGGCCGTTTGCCGCCTCCGCAAATCCATCGACAACGCTTCTCTTGCTCGGAAGTCTATTTGTCGGCGGTGGGGTTGGTGTGTTTGCAAATACCGGTGATAGCGATATTCTCGACAGGATCGATCCGACGGAATTGCAGCGGCACGCCAGCGCGATAGCCGGCGTCGGTGCAGAACTCGAGGAAATCGACGGTGAAGCCGTTGGTATGTTCCTTGGAGCTACTTCGTATCTAGGCGAGGTACTCGCTCCGGAAGAATATGCGGAGTGGGTCGTTGAAGCCGACCACGAGGCAATGATGGCCGGGATCGAGCATGGGGCGTCCTTTGCCGCTGCCCATGGTGGAGACCGACATCTCGGTGGACTGTTCGGTGGAATGGTTGGACTCTTCGGGAGTTATACCGCCGAGGATCCGGTCGGTGGCACAGAGATGCTGTCCCAGATCCTGGATGAAGACTTACACCGGGAACTCGCTACTGAAGACCGATCGAGCAAATGA